In Lodderomyces elongisporus chromosome 1, complete sequence, a genomic segment contains:
- the CPR3 gene encoding peptidylprolyl isomerase C: protein MFRTPLIKLVTPVSTRTFATTPRVLGTKVFFKTSIDGEVQPPIKFELYDDVVPKTAENFKVLATGEKGVGYAGSIFHRVIPQFMLQGGDFETGKGYGGYSPIYGKKFADENFTKKHDRPGLLSMANAGPNTNGSQFFITTVSTPWLDGAHVVFGEVIEGYDVVKKIESYGTQSGATTARIVIEESGVEDESK from the coding sequence ATGTTCAGAACTCCATTAATCAAATTGGTAACTCCTGTCTCTACAAGGACTTTTGCCACCACACCAAGAGTTTTGGGAACCAAAGTTTTCTTCAAAACATCGATTGATGGCGAAGTCCAACCACCAATTAAATTCGAACTTTACGATGATGTTGTCCCCAAGACTGCAGAGAACTTCAAGGTCTTGGCAACTGGTGAAAAAGGTGTCGGATATGCTGGCTCTATCTTTCACAGAGTTATCCCTCAATTCATGTTGCAAGGTGGTGATTTCGAAACCGGAAAGGGATATGGTGGTTACTCTCCAATTTACGGTAAGAAATTCGCCGACGagaactttacaaagaagCACGATAGACCAGGTTTGTTGTCCATGGCCAATGCTGGACCAAACACCAATGGATCGCAATTCTTTATCACCACCGTCTCTACTCCTTGGTTAGATGGTGCTcatgttgtttttggtgaAGTTATTGAAGGATACGACgttgttaaaaaaattgagagCTATGGTACTCAAAGTGGTGCCACCACTGCCAGAATTGTTATTGAAGAATCTGGTGTCGAAGATGAGAGTAAATAG
- the pnk1 gene encoding DNA kinase/phosphatase Pnk1 — translation MGNKDIVGLISKPKDRGMEKHSCESKKDNRNGDFVKSLSTTAASPKNILNALNASIACPNFESRWKTVGTHLIKNVPANRTSSISRVKVAAFDLDGTLITTKSGAKYSKGPQDWKWWGNSSTLVPEKLASLYKDGYIIAVFTNQGAVVVNGPAKSYNNFKLKLGLIQDDLKKQYQVSELYVFASPKKPAKTPTSSDEQHKSTRKPEIGMWKAFENDLAMDGKTIDLQNSFFIGDAAGRLEDFSDSDLNFAKNAGLEFKTPEEFFVCST, via the coding sequence ATGGGAAACAAAGATATTGTAGGTTTGatttcaaaaccaaaagataGGGGCATGGAGAAACATTCCTGCGAAAGCAAAAAGGATAACAGAAATGGAGATTTTGTTAAACTGTTATCTACGACAGCAGCACTGCCGAAGAATATATTGAATGCATTGAATGCAAGTATAGCATGCCCAAATTTTGAGAGTCGTTGGAAAACAGTTGGCACCCACCTTATCAAAAATGTGCCTGCAAATCGCACAAGCTCAATCCTGAGAGTTAAAGTGGCTGCATTTGATCTAGATGGAACATTAATTACTACGAAATCAGGTGCAAAATACTCCAAGGGGCCTCAAGATTGGAAATGGTGGGGAAACTCTTCAACTTTGGTTCCTGAAAAATTGGCATCACTATATAAAGATGGCTATATAATTGCAGTCTTTACCAATCAAGGTGCAGTTGTTGTCAATGGTCCAGCTAAATCATAtaacaatttcaaattgaaGTTGGGGCTTATTCAAGATGACTTAAAGAAACAGTATCAAGTAAGCGAGTTGTATGTTTTTGCATCTCCAAAAAAGCCCGCAAAGACACCAACTTCCAGTGATGAACAGCACAAATCGACAAGAAAGCCCGAAATTGGAATGTGGAAGGCTTTTGAAAACGATTTAGCTATGGATGGCAAAACCATTGACTTGCAGAATAGTTTTTTCATTGGAGATGCAGCTGGGAGACTCGAGGATTTCCTGGATAGCGATTtaaattttgcaaaaaacgCTGGTTTAGAATTTAAAACCCCTGAAgagttttttgtttgttctaCTTAG
- the ENT3 gene encoding Epsin-3, clathrin recruitment and traffic between the Golgi and endosome (BUSCO:EOG09263WB5) → MDLLKDAAKNLNLYEVKAYVRKAQNVAMNLTEIESKVREATNNEPWGAPTTLMAQIASATYNYREREEIVAFIFRRFTEKAANEWRQVYKSLQLLDYLIKNGSERLIDDVRSNISLIQMLKSFHYIDSKGRDQGINVRNRTKNLVALLNDDAQIRAERKKARANAKKFGGVSSAAFGGAPSRGTAFGGSSSSFNDVDDEEFSSRVYGDGGVYGERYDDPASAYNNGVTGGDQFEEYDVQPTPRAAAAKATTGASRVNARAAKAAKSKPQPKEPQNDLLGDLLAFDDAPTANNKAQKQEIKNRDNGNEEQDDDDDNDDDDDFDDFQAAPSQPQKPATLSNNLSSLYRPQQTQQPSFTQSTQVFTSSSVSTPTNTFASSSSISTGPAKTSGNNDAFSSLFVSAKSKSSDPKTSNKKPATRNAQSLSQSTSKGNDNLDDDFFGASNSSARESSNDGNNYSSNSNGGGGEIDLLSF, encoded by the exons ATGGATCTTTTAAAGGACGCTGCGAAAAATTTGAACTTGTATGAAGTCAAAGCTTATGTTCGGAAGGCACAAAATG TTGCTATGAATTTAACTGAGATTGAGTCGAAAGTCCGTGAAGCTACCAATAATGAGCCATGGGGTGCACCAACTACTTTGATGGCACAGATTGCTTCTGCAACCTACAATTATagggaaagagaagagattGTTGCGTTTATTTTCCGTAGATTCACAGAGAAGGCTGCTAATGAGTGGAGACAGGTGTACAAGTCCTTGCAACTTTTGGACTATTTGATTAAGAATGGAAGTGAACGACTTATTGACGACGTTAGATCCAACATTTCCTTGATTCAAATGTTGAAATCTTTCCATTATATTGATTCAAAGGGCAGAGATCAAGGAATTAATGTCCGGaatagaacaaaaaatttggtGGCTTTGTTGAACGACGATGCACAAATTAGGGCAGAGCGTAAAAAAGCAAGAGCAAATGCCAAAAAATTTGGCGGTGTATCTTCAGCTGCTTTTGGCGGAGCTCCTTCAAGAGGCACTGCATTTGGCGGCAGTTCTTCAAGTTTtaatgatgttgatgacgAGGAATTTCTGAGCAGGGTTTACGGAGATGGTGGTGTCTATGGAGAAAGATACGACGATCCAGCGTCTGCCTACAATAATGGTGTTACTGGGGGTGATCAATTCGAAGAGTATGATGTTCAACCGACGCCACGTGCAGCAGCTGCAAAAGCAACTACTGGGGCCTCAAGAGTCAATGCTAGAGCTGCGAAGGCTGCGAAATCCAAACCACAACCAAAAGAGCCTCAAAATGATTTACTTGGTGACTTGCTAGCTTTTGACGATGCACCAACAGCAAATAATAAAGCACAAAAACAGGAGATTAAAAACAGAGATAATGGTAATGAGGAGCAggacgacgatgatgataacgacgatgatgacgacTTTGACGATTTTCAAGCTGCTCCATCACAACCACAGAAACCAGCGACCTTGTCGAACAATTTGTCCAGTTTATACAGACCGCAACAGACGCAACAACCCTCATTTACTCAATCTACTCAAGTCTTTACATCAAGTTCAGTCTCGACCCCAACAAACACTTTcgcgtcatcatcatcaatttctACTGGACCTGCTAAAACAAGTGGAAATAATGATGCTTTTTCCTCCTTGTTCGTATCGGCAAAGTCAAAATCGAGTGACCCAAAAACTCTGAATAAAAAACCAGCAACAAGAAATGCTCAATCTTTGTCTCAAAGTACTTCAAAAGGCAATGACAATTTAGATGatgatttttttggggCAAGCAACAGCTCAGCACGGGAGAGCAGCAACGATGGTAATAATTATAGTAGCAACTCAAACGGAGGTGGAGGAGAAATAGATTTGCTCAGCTTTTAA
- a CDS encoding uncharacterized protein (BUSCO:EOG092650I8), whose product MTVATKTSSLITLSHFCAHIKNCLNNALAKTAVPYNRTNLQAALQLYNQGFISGIQRGSTFGPDQVETEVTHENISSRRIWIDLKYRQNQSVINQMKMVSVPSKKVELSAEDVRNLAAGVKVRRVDPIQPAECLFIENEGQLYELKDAAKKGLGGKALFRIR is encoded by the coding sequence ATGACTGTTGCTACAAAAACATCTTCATTGATCACTCTATCACACTTTTGTGCACACATAAAGAACTGTCTCAACAATGCGCTAGCCAAGACAGCTGTTCCTTACAATAGAACCAACTTGCAAGCAGCATTACAATTATATAACCAAGGGTTTATCTCCGGTATTCAAAGAGGGTCCACTTTTGGGCCTGATCAGGTGGAAACAGAAGTTACACATGAAAATATCAGTTCTAGGAGGATATGGATTGATCTTAAATATAGACAAAACCAGTCTGTGATAAATCAGATGAAGATGGTCTCGGTGCCAAGCAAAAAAGTTGAGTTGAGTGCTGAAGACGTAAGGAACTTGGCTGCTGGTGTCAAGGTGAGGAGAGTGGATCCAATCCAACCAGCAGAGTGTTTAtttattgaaaatgaaggtCAATTATACGAGTTGAAAGATGCCGCAAAGAAAGGATTGGGTGGGAAGGCATTGTTCCGCATAAGGTAG
- the SAC3 gene encoding actin cytoskeleton and mitosis protein, translating to MYSQSERRGGHTKPNKPNKPNSLNPQFNNNDHKIRPNNSNNTTVNGKTFNTRQSSPTKTFSKSKNISKRLGTGKKDDKEGEEEEIKNYDNDNYDDKIESRKKIIKKQKPDQVQIFSSQEIQATGPLFPSPGALGFKSRNQDQTNLQTRARPIPRYFLTQPKYLVTAPFEQNEWDRQNQMRMDQMEASNGGKDYQGLYEEFQKLREVERKEMEKLGLVDGENIAKSLDDAIAFQGSCLDMCPVFERVRRQLENNVKALEKDPYTNKISKEKAVKAFSRPAAGQPPPLPSDVRPPHILRSTLNYLVEEVVDKLPEAHSFLWDRTRSIRQDFTYQNSFGPEAVECNEKIVRIHLLSLHIMAGSDVEYSQQQELEQFNKALQTLMEIYQDVRNNGGSCPNEAEFRAYHLLSHIRDPDLERQVQNLPSRIFNDNRVQLALELKKLASQNNIVERGVKNIVGALDFYVEFFRKVYSDETPLLIACLLETQFSEIRFYALKAMSRSFHSKSKGYSLSRLQEDLGFANQEKLLSFLKYYEIDIIQENNENLVDLFNQEKLKNKYKLNSFHDKPRHPPIYSPQIDNKIRGQSLKQFINEGISNGSFNLKADHFLPQPVLNHKYLGQLIPSTNTTVGTPYDIKVGAQVGNQTGTETFPSTSFTSFSFTSPSNQPFKVPNTMQTIVTETPDFQSQKPLSSTFQPLSSSGHGLKFNNNIQFNNTVSSDAMPTTTQRFPTVPTTTPRFPTASTAPTAPTAPAAPVAPNFKFPTPSTTTNKSNLFSFGENQSRSRVPKSLSINNSTIGSPQTVSGHQKYSSSKPDASSFAKPLPTSSEIALPPAQDTMKEEITREKMVEFGSFTSGSSLTQPPSSLTQTKPQSHLPLAKTTRKILSDSPLYSKAVEATLQKIVTDCIDNELRNLLPNIFQDYNAKTQRVNMIKSLGSQLFDAFMSEIIYNQSQECLADQFCNSLTKKHVLHLLACSAERRMEEYHKKKLKNDELRAVSFRVTKRTLSKNSNIDDEAPTLKRHMKDPMKMNYSVGERKKEIKKLWKPLDLKHFCELCSKNADLKIEDEDLTLKFLLVVEDWSNAYSKWLHSKFSLKADIEKSVYENRISTDSIDMEVTSIPRKELLTKAFFNNCSFIVFEFGLLSTSDITIEQKLARDCKVLRNICMWTDRYSTFKTHIVILFWDASHSNISNEKVSVELKLEQILALENVVDVVLCNMSSADHIGDILNQAVYKIAQNFNGALTTKGYRRVSEIRQLKNVRKTEEANEANEVNKVNKVGDTLPKLEERSIQRMEKKLLKKANYLKKFESQPPLGVSTLNRKVSAKRNMNTGSIASRTYASILAQRANRTGMSASSVNSTFINTSHFAAANNSDLNGFGRGVVEESTPVSSPRKDDYSNINDASENFKSNKPFLLSNQGETESFTEADVSTTSVNERVEKLRALIFNVKNKYQKSSLSQGASK from the coding sequence ATGTATTCCCAATCAGAAAGGAGAGGAGGACATACCAAACCTAACAAACCTAACAAACCAAATTCTCTTAATCCCCAATTCAACAATAATGATCATAAAATTCGACCGAATAATAGCAATAACACGACAGTCAATGGAAAAACATTCAATACTAGGCAATCATCTCCGACaaaaacattttcaaaGTCCAAAAATATACTGAAACGGTTGGGGacaggaaagaaagatgacAAAGAGGgcgaagaagaggaaataaagaattaCGATAATGATAATTATGACGATAAAATAGAATCTCGCAAGaaaattatcaaaaaacaaaagcctGATCAAGTTCAAATATTTTCTCTGCAAGAAATCCAAGCAACTGGCCCCTTATTTCCTAGTCCTGGGGCATTGGGGTTCAAGAGTCGAAATCAAGATCAAACAAATCTACAAACGCGGGCACGTCCAATACCAAGATACTTTCTTACACAACCAAAATATTTGGTTACTGCTCCTTTCGAACAAAATGAATGGGATAGACAGAACCAAATGAGGATGGATCAGATGGAGGCGTCCAATGGAGGAAAGGATTACCAGGGTCTTTATGAagaatttcaaaaactaAGAGAAGTTGAGAGAAAGGAAATGGAGAAATTGGGTCTTGTTGACGGAGAGAATATTGCCAAGAGTTTAGATGATGCAATTGCGTTTCAAGGATCTTGTCTTGATATGTGTCCCGTATTTGAAAGAGTGCGACGTCAGTTGGAGAATAATGTTAAAGCGCTTGAAAAAGACCCTTACACAAATAAGAtttcaaaagagaaagcgGTCAAGGCTTTTTCACGACCAGCTGCGGGCCAGCCACCTCCGCTTCCTTCCGATGTTAGGCCTCCGCATATCTTGAGGAGCACTTTGAATTACTTAGTTGAAGAGGTTGTTGACAAATTACCTGAGGCACACTCTTTCTTATGGGATCGAACCAGGTCTATCAGACAAGATTTCACATACCAAAACAGTTTTGGGCCAGAAGCAGTTGAATGTAACGAAAAAATTGTGAGAATCCATTTGCTCTCGTTACACATCATGGCTGGTAGTGATGTTGAATATTCGCAACAACAGGAGCTTGAACAATTTAACAAAGCACTTCAAACATTGATGGAAATTTATCAAGATGTTCGAAACAACGGCGGGAGTTGTCCTAACGAAGCTGAGTTTCGAGCATACCATTTGCTAAGTCATATACGCGATCCAGATTTGGAAAGACAAGTTCAGAATTTACCTAGTAGAATATTCAATGATAATCGCGTACAATTAGCTttagaattgaaaaaattggcTTCACAGAATAATATCGTGGAAAGAGGGGTCAAAAACATAGTTGGTGCATTAGACTTTTATGTGGAATTTTTTCGCAAGGTGTACAGCGACGAGACTCCATTATTGATTGCTTGTCTTTTGGAAACACAATTTAGCGAGATACGGTTTTATGCTTTGAAAGCCATGTCAAGAAGTTTTCACtcaaaaagcaaaggtTACTCGTTATCGAGGTTACAAGAAGATTTGGGATTTGCTAATCAAGAGAAATTATTACTGTTTTTAAAGTATTATGAAATTGATATAATCCAGGAGAACAATGAAAATTTGGTGGATTTGTTTAATCAAGagaagttgaaaaataagTATAAACTTAACTCATTTCACGATAAACCTAGACATCCTCCAATATATTCACCGCAAATTGATAACAAGATTAGAGGTCAAAGTCTCAAACAATTTATAAATGAGGGCATTTCGAACGGGTCATTTAATTTGAAAGCGGACCATTTCTTGCCGCAACCTGTACTAAATCATAAATATTTGGGTCAACTAATACCCTCAACCAATACTACAGTAGGTACACCATATGATATCAAAGTAGGTGCACAAGTGGGAAACCAAACTGGCACCGAAACTTTTCCATCGACTTCATTTACCTCATTCAGCTTCACCTCTCCATCCAATCAACCTTTCAAAGTACCGAATACAATGCAGACTATTGTTACAGAAACGCCTGATTTTCAATCGCAAAAGCCGTTATCGTCAACATTTCAGCCACTATCTAGTTCTGGTCATGGCTTGAAATTTAATAATAACATTCAATTCAACAATACTGTGAGTTCTGACGCTATGCCAACGACTACTCAACGGTTTCCAACAGTTCCAACGACTACTCCACGGTTTCCAACAGCTTCAACAGCCCCAACAGCCCCAACAGCTCCAGCAGCTCCAGTAGCGCCTAATTTTAAATTCCCTACACCTTCTACGACTACCAATAAACtgaatttattttcttttggtgaAAACCAATCTCGATCGAGAGTCCCAAAATCCTTGTCTATAAATAATTCTACGATTGGGCTGCCTCAAACTGTTTCGGGCCATCAAAAATACTCCTCTTCAAAACCAGATGCCTCATCTTTTGCAAAGCCTTTACCTACGTCAAGTGAAATTGCCTTACCACCTGCACAAGACAcaatgaaagaagaaattacACGTGAGAAAATGGTGGAATTTGGCTCTTTTACTAGTGGTTCATCACTCACACAACCACCATCATCTTTAACGCAGACCAAACCACAATCTCATTTGCCTTTAGCCAAAACCACAAGGAAAATACTTTCTGATTCACCGTTGTATTCGAAAGCGGTTGAGGCgacattgcaaaaaattGTCACAGATTGCATTGATAACGAATTGCGGAATTTATTACCAAATATTTTTCAGGACTACAATGCCAAAACTCAGCGTGTGAATATGATCAAATCACTCGGTTCTCAACTTTTCGATGCATTTATGAGTGAAATCATATACAATCAGTCTCAGGAATGTTTGGCTGAccaattttgcaattcgttgacaaaaaaacatgTATTACATTTGCTTGCGTGTAGTGCAGAGAGAAGAATGGAAGAGTACCACAAGAAGAAGTTAAAGAATGATGAATTGCGCGCAGTGTCATTCCGGGTGACAAAGAGAACTTTATCAAAAAATTCtaatattgatgatgaagctCCAACTTTGAAACGGCACATGAAGGACCCAATGAAAATGAACTATAGTGTtggtgaaagaaaaaaagaaattaagaaaCTTTGGAAACCATTGGATTTGAAACATTTTTGTGAATTATGTTCTAAAAATGCCGATCTAAAAATTGAAGACGAAGATTTGACATTAAAGtttttgttggttgttGAAGATTGGAGTAATGCATATTCAAAATGGTTGCACTCGAAATTTTCGTTAAAAGCTGATATAGAAAAATCCGTTTATGAAAATCGAATCAGTACCGATTCTATTGACATGGAAGTCACCAGCATACCTAGGAAGGAGTTACTTACAAAGgcatttttcaataattgTTCATTTATTGTATTTGAATTTGGCTTGTTGAGTACTTCTGATATCACTATTGAGCAAAAGTTGGCTAGAGATTGTAAGGTATTGCGAAACATTTGTATGTGGACTGATCGGTACAGCACTTTTAAAACACATAttgttattttgttttgggaTGCTAGTCACTCAAATATTAGTAACGAGAAGGTCTCTGTTGAGTTGAAGTTGGAACAGATTTTGGCTCTTGAAAACGTTGTAGACGTGGTTCTTTGCAACATGTCTAGTGCAGATCATATTGGTGATATTTTAAACCAAGCAGTTTACAAAATTGCACAGAATTTCAATGGGGCTTTGACTACCAAAGGCTATAGACGTGTATCAGAAATACGGCAGCTCAAAAATGTAAGGAAAACCGAGGAAGCCAACGAAGCCAACGAAGTCAACAAAGTCAACAAAGTCGGGGACACTTTGCCAAAGTTGGAAGAAAGATCTATACAACGAATGGAGAAAAAACTTCTTAAGAAAGCTAATTATTTAAAAAAGTTTGAAAGCCAACCTCCCCTTGGGGTTTCCACTTTGAATAGAAAAGTTAGTGCAAAACGTAATATGAATACAGGCTCAATAGCATCAAGAACGTATGCTTCGATATTAGCTCAAAGGGCAAACCGCACCGGTATGAGTGCATCGAGCGTTAACTCAACCTTTATCAATACTTCGCATTTTGCAGCAGCTAACAATTCCGATCTAAATGGCTTTGGAAGAGGTGTAGTTGAAGAAAGCACACCTGTTAGTTCGCCACGAAAAGATGATTACAGTAACATCAACGATGCTTCTGAAAACTTTAAAAGCAATAAACCATTTCTTCTTAGTAATCAAGGTGAAACAGAGTCATTTACAGAAGCCGATGTTTCAACTACATCCGTCAATGAAAGAGTGGAGAAATTGCGAGCACTTATTTTCAATGTGAAAAATAAGTACCAGAAATCCTCTTTGTCACAAGGTGCCAgtaaataa
- the SNU23 gene encoding U4/U6.U5 snRNP associated protein yields the protein MNGQEKTTIDQYGRKKWNIELYAQEARDKKRKRGNDDDEVEFKLRDDSSQAYVKHRDELLKTSLNAVKTYNLINPDKAELSVFGSRKRFGFFCPICDLSFRDNLALIDHFNSPQHASKVISKQAGENNNTIGDENGDGESAISKSHQEMLDSGVRRATLNEVVATMEKLIQQSVVAKSKDVPNKAPFAERVKRRREFEEKKRLRLSEKRILRKHQRRERLQREEELARVNCSTTADTEMNQMMGFSTFGSTKRQP from the coding sequence ATGAACGGCCAAGAAAAAACTACAATTGATCAATACGGAAGAAAGAAGTGGAACATCGAACTTTACGCACAAGAGGCTCGAGATAAGAAGCGCAAACGGGGTAACGATGATGACGAGGTAGAATTTAAATTGCGTGATGATTCATCTCAAGCTTATGTCAAACACAGAGACGAGTTGCTCAAGACATCTTTGAATGCCGTGAAGACGTACAACTTAATCAATCCAGACAAAGCAGAGTTATCGGTGTTTGGGTCAAGGAAACGATTTGGATTCTTTTGTCCAATTTGTGACCTCTCCTTTCGGGATAACTTGGCATTGATCGATCATTTTAACTCACCGCAGCATGCTAGTAAAGTGATACTGAAGCAGGCAGgggaaaataataatacaaTTGGAGATGAAAATGGCGATGGAGAAAGTGCTATTCTGAAGCTGCATCAAGAAATGCTTGATAGCGGAGTACGACGAGCTACATTAAACGAAGTGGTAGCGACCATGGAGAAGTTGATACAGCAGAGTGTTGTTGCAAAGTCAAAAGATGTACCAAATAAAGCCCCATTTGCCGAAAGAGTCAAACGAAGAAGGGAGTttgaagagaagaaaaggctAAGGCTTTCAGAAAAGAGGATACTTCGAAAGCATCAACGAAGAGAAAGGCTACAAAGGGAAGAAGAGCTTGCTCGTGTAAATTGTAGCACTACCGCTGATACTGAGATGAATCAGATGATGGGGTTTTCGACGTTTGGAAGTACGAAAAGACAGCCATGA
- the ZRT2 gene encoding low-affinity Zn(2+) transporter zrt2 — protein MTQYSNLSNLFEYLNKRDECPTTNDYDGKDFGARISSIFVIMATSAIGTLFPILSSKYSFIRLPPWCFFGAKYFGSGVIVATAFIHLLEPASDALGDECLTGVITEYPWAFGICLMTLFVLFFFELVAYQMIDRKIASLSTDQEEGQEGGYGGHTHSHFGDEALYVKKDVAEKKLSQSDEEEDDVEEEGDEYDAAERKHAKSETNPYPKHFQHAHEHQDPELMGTPVNDQSKEQYYGQLLNVFVLEFGVIFHSVFIGLSLAVAGDEFKSLYIVLVFHQMFEGLGLGTRIATTNWGKRRWTPYLLAIAYTLCTPIAIAIGLGVRHSYPPGSRRSLITNGVFDSISAGILVYTGIVELMAHEFLYSGEFKGPSGFKRMLIAYFIMCWGAGLMALLGKWA, from the coding sequence ATGACCCAATATAGCAATTTATCCAATCTTTTTGAATATCTCAACAAAAGAGATGAATGTCCAACTACAAACGACTATGATGGTAAGGACTTTGGAGCACGCATTTCATCCATTTTTGTCATCATGGCCACCTCGGCAATTGGAACCTTGTTTCCTATTTTATCTTCGAAATATTCGTTTATAAGGCTTCCTCCATGGTGCTTTTTCGGTGCAAAGTACTTTGGATCAGGTGTTATTGTTGCTACTGCCTTCATTCATTTATTGGAACCGGCTTCCGACGCTTTGGGCGATGAATGTCTCACAGGAGTGATTACCGAGTATCCGTGGGCGTTTGGTATTTGTCTAATGACCTTGTTtgtccttttcttttttgagttGGTTGCGTACCAAATGATTGATAGAAAAATAGCCTCCTTATCTACCGACCAAGAAGAAGGACAGGAGGGTGGATATGGTGGACACACACATTCTCATTTCGGTGACGAAGCATTATATGTGAAAAAAGATGTCGCCGAAAAAAAGCTTTCACAAAGCGAcgaggaagaagatgatgtagaagaagaaggagacgAATATGACGCTGCCGAAAGAAAGCATGCTAAATCAGAAACAAACCCATACCCAAAACACTTCCAACATGCTCATGAGCATCAGGATCCAGAATTAATGGGTACTCCAGTAAACGATCAAAGCAAGGAACAATACTATGGACAATTGCTCAATGTGTTTGTCTTGGAATTTGGTGTCATCTTTCACTCTGTGTTTATTGGTTTATCGCTCGCAGTAGCGGGTGATGAGTTTAAGTCATTGTACATTGTTCTTGTATTCCATCAAATGTTTGAAGGTTTAGGTTTAGGTACAAGAATCGCCACAACAAACTGGGGCAAAAGAAGATGGACTCCTTATCTATTGGCAATAGCATATACTCTATGCACCCCAATTGCTATTGCTATAGGTTTGGGAGTAAGACATTCATATCCACCTGGATCGAGAAGATCATTAATTACAAATGGTGTATTTGATTCGATCTCGGCAGGAATATTGGTCTATACAGGTATCGTTGAGTTAATGGCCCATGAATTCCTATACAGTGGAGAATTCAAGGGACCTCTGGGGTTCAAGAGAATGCTCATTGCTTATTTCATAATGTGCTGGGGTGCCGGACTTATGGCATTGTTGGGTAAGTGGGCTTAA
- the AIM36 gene encoding Altered inheritance of mitochondria protein 36, mitochondrial, which translates to MFRFQRIGQQLVRRETFLHSPRAKLVQPYLFNSQRQYVIVHKDLQKAKKEPRIRYILYMIALSWAAIFFVSSKVDKKKPMQSMTEREFQEYEKQTGIKRRHKLIHSDQNSKYKFYVIPYIYNNEQIEKIEQSLAKSDPNRKNVVIDPAKLVLEEKGDEGAKYSALLNDLDAMKKPYPPGLITAIIKQHINLLINTREGTFDTNYIIKNYPQTTGEAIKFENDIGDISKCLIMHYDMLNELPQQLPEEKVRNIRNVEGYFDSVNKAQTMVSKFDIMDEKFEEIILEDL; encoded by the coding sequence ATGTTTAGATTTCAACGGATTGGTCAACAGCTAGTTAGGCGTGAGACCTTTTTGCATTCTCCTCGTGCTAAATTGGTTCAGCCTTATTTATTCAATAGTCAGCGCCAGTATGTTATTGTGCATAAAGATTTACAAAAAGCGAAAAAGGAGCCACGTATCAGGTACATCTTATACATGATTGCCTTATCTTGGGCTgctatattttttgtttccagtAAAGtagacaaaaagaaacctATGCAGTCTATGACCGAACGTGAATTCCAAGAGTACGAGAAGCAAACAGGTATAAAGAGAAGACACAAATTGATTCACTCCGATCAAAACTCAAAGTATAAATTTTACGTGATTCCTTACATTTATAACAATGAGCAAATTGAGAAGATTGAACAATCTTTGGCCAAGTCAGATCCAAACAGGAAAAATGTTGTTATTGACCCTGCGAAATTAGTACTCGAAGAGAAGGGAGACGAAGGAGCCAAGTATTCTGCTTTACTAAATGACTTGGATGCAATGAAAAAGCCATACCCTCCGGGGTTGATTACCGCAATCATAAAGCAACACATAAACTTGCTCATTAATACGAGAGAAGGTACCTTTGATACAAACTACATTATCAAGAATTATCCTCAAACTACGGGAGAAGCTATcaagtttgaaaatgacATTGGTGATATCTCAAAGTGTTTGATTATGCATTACGACATGCTAAACGAGTTGCCTCAGCAATTACCAGAAGAAAAGGTTAGAAACATTCGAAACGTCGAGGGGTATTTCGACTCTGTAAATAAAGCGCAAACAATGGTTTCCAAGTTTGACATCATGGATGAGAAATTCGAGGAGATTATACTTGAAGACCTTTAA